The following coding sequences lie in one Flagellimonas eckloniae genomic window:
- a CDS encoding SusC/RagA family TonB-linked outer membrane protein produces MRTFLLLFCTTVFSFSPSDIFSQNVKIYIDEDKILTVDEVFDLLRRQTDFTFIYEENLFKDMPKVHLKKGTVRANKLLKESLSSKNLELDITNNNMIVIVETPEPVSVPQQLKISGTIKDVNGAPLPGTNILEKGTTNGVQSDFDGNFSITVLNESSVLVISYIGFETKEVAVGNQTQFSIILNEDAASLDEVIVIGYGATIRKKDLTGAVSSANLEKVSEFANVSVLQALQGSVAGLNVGATQTAGQNPVISIRGQNTLSSNNGANAPLIVLDGIIYRGNIVDINPADIGSIDILKDASSAAIYGSQASNGVILITTKKGETSLKPTIEYSASYSIQSPTGNAFVPMQAAEYEEFYQDIFWAEGGRLGPDFLQVNPDYVWQGNFKTNEIAQGYADGIDIPWWDLFTGDGFVNTHNVSIRGKTEAFSYFLSGGITDQEAFLENDEYTRYNFRANIDVKINDWLKIGTQAFVSIGDYSGEDAGFSTPFRLQPWAPISDENGEIIPQPEGFVLNPFLTTAQDDSNIDKNYFSNLYADVKLPIKGLSYRLNFSNNYRTQNTYRFNPSGNGFTGSGFKDYAESWDWTLDNILTYKKTFNQDHNFNVTLLYGVEKRNINSFRATGNQYDVDLLGFDFLEAGDPLQNEIESEKEVESSLYTMARLLYDYKNKYYFTGTIRRDGFSGFGTNDKTAVFPTVGLGWVISNENLFKDSSWLNFLKVRGSYGQTGRRGVGRYDTLGVTEREADYVFGDGSSPFLGQENISLPNDELTWETTTGTNVGLDFALFDSRIRGNVEYYNNKTENILFNIDIPVITGFDDINTNIAEVSNHGLEFTLSSTIVKTDAWSWEASVNFSRYRNKIESILGADVDGDGIEDDLIENSLFIGEPQGVIYDYEVIGMWQLADEADGSIWPGFLPGTYILNDLDDSGDISSLDDRKIIGNRDPDYRFGIANTVNYKNLSLYVFINSIQGGSDFYYGNDSPHAGVNWGNSGTLASANVPSGAWDYWMPENPNAKYRRLDAASALGGNIYNQRSFVRLQDVSLSYSFPSQILEALKLSKLNLFVSGRNLATWTKWNGQDPEIVNINNVNQNNQNIVNRGFSAGIPQLKSYSMGLNVQF; encoded by the coding sequence ATGAGAACTTTTTTACTCTTGTTTTGCACAACTGTTTTTAGCTTTTCTCCAAGCGATATTTTTTCTCAAAATGTTAAAATTTATATCGATGAAGATAAAATTTTAACTGTTGATGAAGTCTTCGATTTATTGAGACGACAAACAGATTTCACCTTTATTTATGAAGAAAATCTTTTTAAAGATATGCCAAAAGTTCATCTTAAAAAAGGAACTGTCAGGGCTAACAAACTGTTAAAAGAAAGTCTTTCTTCTAAAAATCTCGAATTGGATATTACCAACAATAATATGATTGTTATTGTTGAAACTCCAGAGCCTGTTAGTGTTCCACAACAGCTAAAAATATCGGGAACCATAAAAGATGTAAACGGAGCTCCTTTGCCAGGAACAAATATCCTAGAAAAAGGTACCACGAATGGTGTTCAATCAGATTTTGATGGGAATTTTTCAATTACTGTTTTAAATGAAAGCTCCGTTTTGGTTATTTCTTATATAGGTTTTGAAACAAAAGAAGTCGCTGTAGGGAATCAAACCCAGTTTTCAATCATTTTAAATGAAGATGCCGCTAGTTTAGATGAGGTCATTGTTATAGGGTATGGAGCTACAATAAGGAAAAAAGATTTAACTGGTGCTGTATCGAGTGCCAACTTAGAAAAGGTAAGTGAATTTGCCAATGTATCTGTTTTACAGGCACTACAAGGTAGTGTAGCTGGTCTTAATGTTGGCGCTACTCAAACGGCTGGGCAAAACCCTGTAATATCTATTAGGGGACAAAACACTTTATCCAGTAATAATGGTGCAAATGCACCACTTATTGTTTTAGATGGTATTATTTATAGAGGGAACATAGTAGATATAAACCCCGCTGATATTGGATCAATAGATATATTAAAAGATGCTAGTTCCGCCGCTATTTATGGTTCACAGGCCTCTAATGGGGTCATATTGATTACTACAAAAAAAGGAGAAACATCCCTTAAACCAACTATAGAGTATAGTGCAAGTTATTCTATTCAATCTCCAACAGGTAACGCTTTTGTTCCTATGCAGGCAGCAGAATACGAAGAGTTTTATCAAGATATTTTTTGGGCAGAAGGTGGTCGGTTAGGGCCAGATTTTCTTCAGGTAAATCCTGATTATGTTTGGCAAGGTAATTTTAAAACAAATGAAATAGCCCAAGGCTATGCCGATGGAATAGATATACCTTGGTGGGATTTGTTTACAGGAGACGGATTTGTTAATACCCACAATGTAAGTATTCGAGGTAAAACAGAGGCTTTTAGTTATTTTTTATCAGGTGGTATTACCGATCAAGAAGCCTTCTTGGAAAACGATGAATACACGCGATATAATTTTAGAGCCAATATCGATGTTAAAATTAATGATTGGCTTAAAATCGGTACGCAGGCTTTTGTATCCATAGGAGATTATTCAGGTGAAGATGCTGGGTTTAGCACACCATTTAGATTACAACCTTGGGCACCAATTAGCGACGAAAATGGAGAAATCATCCCTCAACCAGAGGGATTTGTACTAAATCCTTTCCTAACTACTGCCCAAGATGATTCAAATATTGACAAAAATTACTTTAGTAACTTATATGCAGATGTAAAGCTGCCTATAAAAGGGCTTTCTTATAGGTTAAATTTCTCCAATAACTATAGAACTCAGAACACTTATCGATTTAATCCTTCTGGAAATGGCTTCACAGGTAGTGGGTTCAAAGATTATGCAGAATCTTGGGACTGGACATTGGATAATATTTTAACCTACAAAAAAACGTTTAATCAAGACCATAACTTCAATGTTACACTGCTATATGGCGTTGAAAAAAGGAATATAAATTCTTTTAGAGCAACTGGTAATCAATATGACGTTGATCTTTTAGGATTTGATTTTTTAGAAGCAGGAGATCCACTTCAAAATGAAATTGAGTCAGAGAAGGAGGTGGAAAGTAGTTTATACACTATGGCTAGGTTGCTATATGATTATAAGAACAAATATTATTTTACGGGAACTATTAGAAGAGATGGTTTTTCTGGTTTTGGTACTAATGACAAGACTGCCGTATTTCCTACTGTAGGACTAGGTTGGGTTATAAGCAATGAAAACCTATTTAAAGATAGTTCTTGGTTGAATTTTCTTAAAGTAAGAGGTTCATACGGGCAAACTGGGAGAAGAGGTGTTGGGCGCTATGATACCCTAGGTGTTACGGAGAGAGAAGCAGATTACGTATTTGGTGATGGAAGCTCCCCCTTCCTTGGACAAGAAAACATCAGTCTTCCAAACGATGAATTAACTTGGGAAACAACTACGGGTACAAATGTAGGACTAGACTTTGCTCTATTCGATTCTAGAATCAGGGGAAATGTGGAATATTATAATAATAAGACTGAAAATATTCTTTTTAATATAGATATACCAGTTATTACTGGGTTCGATGATATAAATACCAACATCGCAGAAGTTTCTAACCATGGATTGGAGTTTACACTTTCCAGTACCATAGTAAAAACTGATGCTTGGAGTTGGGAAGCCTCAGTAAATTTCAGTCGTTATAGAAATAAAATTGAATCTATTTTGGGAGCTGATGTCGATGGTGATGGAATAGAGGATGATCTTATTGAAAACAGCTTGTTTATCGGAGAGCCACAAGGTGTAATTTACGACTATGAGGTAATAGGTATGTGGCAATTGGCAGATGAGGCCGATGGTTCAATCTGGCCAGGCTTTTTACCCGGAACTTACATATTAAACGATCTTGATGATAGTGGGGATATCTCTTCTTTAGATGACAGAAAAATAATAGGTAATCGAGATCCAGATTATCGTTTTGGTATTGCCAATACGGTTAACTATAAAAACCTTAGTTTGTATGTATTTATTAATTCAATCCAAGGAGGTAGTGATTTTTATTACGGTAATGACTCGCCACATGCTGGAGTCAATTGGGGTAATTCGGGAACTTTAGCAAGTGCTAATGTACCAAGTGGTGCTTGGGATTATTGGATGCCGGAAAATCCCAACGCTAAGTACAGACGTTTGGATGCAGCCTCAGCTTTGGGTGGCAATATCTACAATCAAAGAAGTTTTGTTCGCTTACAGGATGTTTCTTTATCCTATTCTTTTCCTAGTCAAATTCTAGAGGCTTTAAAGCTGAGTAAGTTAAATTTATTTGTTTCAGGGAGGAATCTTGCAACTTGGACCAAATGGAACGGCCAAGATCCAGAAATTGTTAATATTAACAATGTCAATCAAAACAATCAAAACATTGTCAATAGAGGCTTTAGTGCTGGAATACCGCAGTTGAAAAGTTATTCAATGGGTCTAAATGTTCAATTTTAA
- a CDS encoding redoxin family protein, which produces MINKKIVFLFSALLIMFSSCKEADKKQAIAQDTSEGFVANPVIIEKREVVTLPIGSDGPDFKLPNLKGEFMSLKDFEDAEVLVLIFTCNHCPTSQAYETRMIEFTKEYKDKGVAVVAINSASPLGLMYAEHSWSDVGDSYEDMKVRAKHRGFNFPYLYDGDLQEASLAYGAMATPHIFILDKERKLRYQGRIDADQKQGVGKSEDLIQAVEEILAGKEVTNPTTKSIGCSTKWSWKVENSKAIDEEWAKREVILNEIDNEGVKELLVNNTEKLKLINVWATWCGPCVREFPDLVKLQRMYGKKDFQFVSLSVDKMEIKDKVSKFLKEEQAAVENYIYSQDDLYELVELVDPNWSGALPYTLLVEPGGEKVYAYQGPFDMLELRRAIVDHDLIRRYR; this is translated from the coding sequence ATGATCAATAAAAAAATTGTATTTCTGTTTTCAGCATTGCTGATCATGTTTTCATCATGTAAGGAAGCTGATAAAAAACAAGCAATTGCCCAGGACACAAGTGAAGGATTTGTTGCTAATCCAGTAATAATTGAAAAACGGGAAGTAGTTACCCTTCCAATAGGCTCGGATGGCCCAGATTTTAAGCTGCCGAATTTGAAAGGCGAGTTTATGAGCTTAAAGGACTTTGAAGATGCTGAAGTACTTGTACTTATTTTCACATGCAACCATTGTCCTACGTCTCAGGCTTATGAGACTAGAATGATAGAATTCACAAAAGAATACAAGGATAAAGGTGTGGCGGTCGTTGCTATCAATTCTGCAAGCCCGTTGGGCCTAATGTATGCAGAACATTCATGGTCAGATGTTGGTGATTCTTATGAGGATATGAAAGTAAGGGCCAAGCATAGGGGATTCAACTTCCCATATCTGTATGATGGTGATTTGCAAGAAGCATCCTTGGCATACGGTGCTATGGCTACCCCCCATATTTTTATTTTGGATAAGGAAAGAAAGCTTCGTTACCAAGGACGAATTGATGCTGATCAAAAGCAGGGTGTTGGTAAATCTGAGGATTTGATTCAAGCAGTTGAGGAAATATTGGCAGGAAAAGAGGTTACTAATCCTACAACCAAATCAATTGGTTGTTCCACCAAATGGTCTTGGAAAGTAGAAAATTCCAAAGCTATTGATGAGGAATGGGCAAAGCGGGAAGTAATTTTAAATGAAATTGATAATGAAGGCGTAAAAGAATTATTGGTAAATAATACTGAAAAATTAAAGTTGATCAACGTTTGGGCCACTTGGTGTGGACCTTGCGTTAGGGAATTCCCAGATTTGGTGAAATTACAGCGAATGTATGGTAAGAAAGACTTTCAATTTGTTTCACTTTCTGTCGATAAAATGGAGATAAAGGATAAGGTTTCAAAATTCTTGAAAGAAGAACAGGCTGCTGTTGAAAATTACATTTATTCACAGGATGATTTATACGAACTGGTGGAGTTGGTTGACCCTAATTGGAGCGGCGCACTTCCATATACATTGTTGGTAGAACCCGGAGGTGAAAAAGTTTATGCCTATCAAGGACCATTTGACATGCTTGAGTTGAGAAGGGCCATAGTAGACCATGATTTGATTCGCAGATATAGATAG
- a CDS encoding family 43 glycosylhydrolase: protein MKNFTFLLLILLTANQFGHAQNPILRDMDSKFLYTAFPAAEVYNGKVYLYCSRNQPDATTYGTMEDYVVLETEDMTNWVNHGAVLKPREYAWADGQMNAADVAYKDGWYYFYFPYDKTHIGVAKSRNPEGPWEEAVTDKITSIFDPTVIVDDDGQAYIYGNDHKVDIGEPGTYIMGAKLKDNMTELDGDWVRLSKEEVHEATDVFKRNGIYYFHASVGGETVYWTSDTPMPKYAEFKGKLAENAPDAPNHGSVIEFKGEWYFFYHRGDVNNGTFFRPSVCFEKMAFNPDGTIQPIVYSLDPDYKAKPVSKKDK from the coding sequence ATGAAAAACTTCACATTTCTACTACTAATTTTACTGACTGCCAATCAGTTCGGCCATGCTCAAAACCCTATTCTTCGGGATATGGATTCTAAATTCCTGTATACGGCTTTTCCAGCGGCTGAGGTATACAACGGGAAAGTCTATCTGTACTGCTCGCGTAATCAGCCAGATGCAACGACTTACGGTACCATGGAGGATTATGTGGTATTGGAAACAGAGGATATGACAAATTGGGTCAACCATGGGGCTGTATTAAAACCGCGGGAATACGCTTGGGCAGACGGACAAATGAATGCCGCAGATGTGGCGTATAAGGATGGTTGGTATTATTTCTATTTCCCCTATGACAAAACGCATATTGGCGTTGCCAAAAGTCGCAATCCCGAAGGGCCTTGGGAAGAGGCGGTTACAGATAAGATAACTTCCATATTCGATCCAACCGTAATTGTTGATGATGATGGCCAAGCTTATATATATGGTAATGACCATAAAGTTGATATAGGAGAACCAGGAACGTATATCATGGGGGCAAAGCTTAAGGATAATATGACCGAGCTGGATGGGGACTGGGTTAGATTAAGTAAAGAAGAAGTACATGAAGCCACCGATGTTTTTAAACGGAACGGCATCTATTATTTTCATGCAAGTGTAGGAGGCGAAACGGTATATTGGACATCAGATACGCCCATGCCAAAATATGCGGAGTTTAAAGGGAAACTGGCAGAAAATGCTCCTGATGCTCCCAACCATGGATCTGTAATAGAATTTAAAGGGGAATGGTATTTTTTCTATCATCGAGGCGATGTGAACAACGGGACTTTTTTCCGTCCCTCTGTTTGTTTTGAAAAAATGGCCTTTAATCCAGATGGTACCATTCAGCCCATTGTTTACAGTCTTGACCCTGACTACAAGGCAAAACCGGTAAGCAAAAAAGATAAGTAA
- a CDS encoding RNA polymerase sigma factor encodes MNLIIEEIKKQNRRVYKVFFDKHYEKLVIYANGYLFDKDSSEDIVQEVFIYIWENADKLNIQSSLKGYLYSMVRNKCLNYLKSIKITDNYEFLELNINLITEHVFDSTAADDKKIIYHQILKIVDTLPDKMQQVIKLKFLHNYKYSEIAAELGVSINTVKTQLKRGKLRITELITSIIILLQVNQ; translated from the coding sequence ATGAACCTTATTATTGAAGAAATAAAAAAGCAGAACCGGAGAGTTTATAAAGTGTTTTTTGATAAACATTATGAGAAACTGGTTATCTATGCTAACGGTTACCTTTTTGACAAAGATTCAAGCGAAGATATTGTACAGGAAGTATTTATTTATATCTGGGAAAATGCAGATAAATTAAATATTCAATCATCGCTAAAAGGTTACTTATATAGCATGGTTCGTAATAAATGTTTGAATTATCTTAAGTCCATAAAAATTACGGACAACTATGAGTTTCTTGAACTTAATATAAACCTTATCACTGAGCATGTATTTGATTCTACTGCAGCGGATGATAAAAAGATAATATATCATCAAATTCTAAAGATAGTAGATACACTTCCTGATAAAATGCAACAGGTCATTAAATTAAAATTTTTGCACAATTACAAGTATTCAGAAATTGCTGCAGAATTAGGAGTGTCCATAAATACAGTTAAAACCCAACTTAAAAGAGGGAAATTGAGAATTACGGAGCTAATTACTTCCATAATAATTCTTCTACAAGTAAATCAATAA
- a CDS encoding SGNH/GDSL hydrolase family protein, translating into MSSLSRRETLKTLGAIACVLFFPLKSMGKTINKGCDVCRKAWSNLSKFATKRYPFRYIEPVDSLPKVFIYGDSISIAYTEYVRASFEDKACVFRIYENGSSSNEFIKKMEAMRQAMFQPHLSQGWDFEWDVIHFNVGLHDLKYVVDGKLDKQNGTQVSSMETYEKNLRSIINYLKAKYPKAKLVFATTTPVPEGERGRNAGDAKRYNTIALRVMNDHKDILINDLYKFSIPVLEEFAVGPGNVHFKAEGSRLQGIEVARVISDVIGVKPIICPTVETIKERSSQYERKI; encoded by the coding sequence ATGAGTAGTTTATCAAGAAGAGAAACACTGAAAACCCTAGGTGCCATTGCTTGTGTATTATTTTTCCCTTTGAAATCAATGGGTAAAACCATAAATAAAGGATGTGATGTATGTAGGAAAGCTTGGTCTAATTTGAGCAAATTTGCAACAAAAAGATACCCATTTAGATACATTGAACCTGTAGATTCCTTACCCAAGGTATTTATTTATGGAGACTCTATATCTATTGCCTACACCGAATACGTTAGGGCTTCTTTTGAAGATAAAGCCTGCGTATTTCGTATATACGAAAATGGTTCTTCAAGTAATGAATTTATCAAAAAAATGGAAGCCATGAGGCAAGCTATGTTTCAACCTCATCTATCCCAAGGCTGGGATTTTGAGTGGGATGTCATCCATTTTAATGTTGGGCTTCATGACCTTAAATATGTTGTTGATGGAAAACTCGATAAACAAAATGGCACACAGGTGTCTTCCATGGAAACATATGAAAAGAACCTTCGCTCGATAATCAACTATTTAAAAGCAAAGTATCCAAAGGCAAAATTAGTGTTTGCCACTACAACACCAGTGCCGGAAGGCGAACGGGGCAGGAACGCTGGCGATGCTAAAAGATATAATACAATCGCTTTAAGAGTAATGAATGACCACAAGGATATTTTGATAAACGACTTATATAAATTTTCGATTCCAGTTTTGGAAGAATTTGCTGTAGGTCCAGGAAACGTGCATTTTAAAGCTGAAGGTTCACGTTTGCAAGGAATAGAGGTGGCCCGGGTAATAAGTGATGTAATAGGAGTGAAACCGATTATATGCCCAACAGTTGAGACTATTAAGGAACGTTCCAGTCAATATGAAAGAAAGATTTAA
- a CDS encoding sulfatase-like hydrolase/transferase translates to MKFKITLISISLVTVLFSCNTKVKKPETNTVIEEKQQPNIIFVFADDWGFGDLESHGSTFCKTPNLDKMASEGIDFQNVSVVNPVCSPSRVGVMTGQFPARHSVHGHFASVKSHMNRNMPDWLNPEAPMLPRMLKEAGYATAHYGKWHLSNDHVKDGPSPLAYGYDEYGAFNLSGGRHQMQADSTIYKTIDFVKRNKDKPFFINAWIHATHTPHYPKDKYMEQFSHLDEQQQVYAAVVAEYDDRIGELFTTLKELGIDKNTLVIFSSDNGPEITGKSKTIDDASTGPGLGTYYSVGETAGLKGQKRSLFAGGIRIPFIVRWPGTVPKGVVDKATEMTTVDLLPTFLELAGVTAPQGYESDGESIVSALKGETYNRVKPIYWNWLYPNNRRTDFWPSAGIQEANWKLLTNKKLDRTELYNISTDWAEQKDVSAENAERVAAMMAKLHTFEATLPTSPPDNCFSKERETLE, encoded by the coding sequence ATGAAGTTTAAAATCACACTAATTAGTATCTCACTAGTAACAGTTTTATTTTCTTGCAATACCAAGGTTAAAAAACCTGAAACAAACACGGTAATTGAAGAAAAACAACAACCTAATATTATTTTTGTTTTTGCTGATGATTGGGGTTTTGGAGATTTAGAAAGTCATGGCAGTACTTTTTGTAAGACGCCAAATCTAGATAAAATGGCATCTGAAGGGATTGATTTTCAAAACGTTTCCGTTGTTAATCCTGTATGTTCACCCAGTAGGGTAGGTGTAATGACCGGCCAATTTCCAGCAAGACATTCTGTTCATGGGCATTTTGCTTCTGTAAAATCACATATGAATCGTAATATGCCCGATTGGTTAAATCCAGAAGCACCAATGTTACCTAGAATGTTGAAAGAGGCTGGCTATGCTACAGCTCATTATGGTAAATGGCATTTGTCCAACGATCATGTAAAAGATGGCCCTTCCCCTTTAGCTTATGGATATGATGAGTATGGTGCATTTAATTTATCAGGTGGACGGCATCAGATGCAAGCGGACTCTACCATTTATAAAACAATTGATTTTGTAAAGCGAAACAAGGATAAACCATTTTTCATCAACGCTTGGATTCATGCAACACACACCCCTCATTATCCAAAAGATAAGTATATGGAGCAATTTTCGCACTTGGATGAACAACAACAAGTATATGCGGCTGTAGTTGCGGAATATGATGACCGTATTGGAGAGTTGTTTACAACACTAAAAGAATTGGGTATTGATAAAAATACGTTGGTTATTTTCTCTTCGGATAATGGCCCTGAAATTACGGGCAAAAGTAAAACTATAGATGATGCTTCAACAGGGCCAGGTCTTGGCACATATTATTCTGTTGGAGAAACAGCTGGTTTAAAAGGTCAAAAGCGCTCTTTGTTTGCGGGAGGCATTAGAATTCCGTTTATCGTTAGATGGCCGGGAACTGTCCCGAAAGGTGTTGTAGATAAGGCTACAGAAATGACTACGGTAGATCTATTGCCAACATTTTTAGAATTAGCGGGCGTTACTGCTCCACAAGGCTATGAGTCAGATGGCGAAAGTATTGTATCTGCGCTAAAAGGTGAAACATATAATCGCGTTAAGCCAATTTATTGGAATTGGTTATATCCTAATAATAGGCGTACTGATTTTTGGCCAAGTGCTGGTATACAAGAAGCAAATTGGAAACTTTTAACCAACAAGAAGCTAGACAGGACCGAGCTATACAATATTAGTACAGATTGGGCAGAACAGAAAGATGTATCGGCCGAAAACGCAGAACGAGTTGCTGCTATGATGGCAAAACTGCACACTTTCGAAGCTACATTGCCTACAAGTCCACCAGATAATTGTTTTTCCAAGGAAAGAGAAACCCTTGAATAA
- a CDS encoding FecR family protein, producing MEFKLIIKKLNNTLSVEEEIIFLKWYNESTSHKDYFNSVKKNYKTDIDYIDIEKGWLRLQNSLKARKQKSHYWKYAVAGSVALLITITFLLNKEDNPQINTPIIVNNTIETGTDKATLTLEDGSEVPLEKGMTYQTDNINSNGEELIYDSKNESRNEIVYNYLTIPRGGQFFVQLSDGTQVWLNSESQLKYPVTFLPGMTRQVELVYGEAYFDVSPSTENQDSKFKVLNRNQEVEVLGTEFNIKAYKEENVIYTTLVEGEVVISNLDSKQSLVPNQQSRIHIDTKEISINEVDVYSETSWRKGFFSFKSKTLKEIMIVLSRWYDVQVEFEKVELEKVKFNGVLSKRNTIDEILTSIQNTNFINAYEIKDKTITIK from the coding sequence ATGGAATTCAAGCTAATTATAAAAAAACTCAATAATACACTTTCTGTAGAAGAGGAAATCATTTTTTTAAAGTGGTATAACGAATCAACTTCCCATAAAGATTATTTCAATTCGGTAAAGAAGAATTATAAAACCGATATAGATTATATAGATATTGAAAAAGGATGGCTAAGACTTCAAAATAGCTTAAAGGCACGTAAACAAAAGAGTCATTATTGGAAATATGCAGTGGCTGGCTCCGTAGCGCTACTCATCACCATTACATTTCTCTTAAATAAAGAGGATAATCCACAAATCAACACCCCGATTATTGTAAATAACACTATCGAAACAGGTACGGATAAGGCAACTCTAACCTTAGAAGACGGATCAGAAGTCCCACTGGAAAAAGGAATGACCTATCAAACAGACAATATAAATAGTAATGGCGAAGAACTAATTTACGATTCAAAAAATGAATCGAGAAATGAGATAGTCTATAATTATTTGACCATTCCTAGAGGAGGGCAATTTTTTGTACAACTGTCTGATGGAACCCAAGTTTGGTTAAATTCCGAATCACAGCTAAAATATCCCGTGACCTTTCTGCCTGGTATGACCCGTCAGGTAGAGCTCGTCTATGGGGAAGCCTATTTTGATGTTTCGCCGAGTACGGAAAATCAGGATTCAAAATTTAAGGTGCTAAATCGAAATCAAGAAGTAGAAGTTTTAGGAACGGAGTTTAATATTAAAGCATATAAAGAAGAAAATGTAATCTACACTACTTTAGTTGAAGGAGAGGTAGTTATAAGTAATTTAGATTCAAAACAAAGTTTAGTTCCTAACCAGCAATCAAGAATACATATTGACACGAAAGAAATATCCATCAATGAAGTTGATGTATATAGCGAGACATCATGGAGGAAAGGATTTTTTAGTTTTAAGAGTAAAACCTTAAAAGAAATCATGATAGTATTATCCCGTTGGTACGATGTTCAGGTAGAATTTGAAAAGGTGGAACTTGAAAAAGTTAAGTTTAACGGAGTGCTGAGCAAACGAAATACTATTGACGAAATATTGACTTCTATTCAGAACACTAACTTTATAAATGCCTATGAGATAAAAGACAAAACAATTACCATAAAATGA
- a CDS encoding sulfatase — translation MKNLFISLLVIVLIVSCTSSREKKQNIENSQRPNIIFIFADDWGYGDLGIHGSTFVETPNLDKMASEGIDFENFTVNNPVCSPSRAAVMTGHYPARYAIHRHFSGLQHHIDNGMPDWLDRNAPMLPRMLKKAGYKTGHFGKWHLAGSRVSDAPLPTAYGIDEYASFNVPGNEKIKYEESVPRALDFINKNRDTTFFMNVWIHETHTPFYPREEYLEKYKDIEERKQVYASIIAEGDAGVGAILNILKDLNIDDNTLVIFSSDNGPEYPRVDTERFLKGGYGEYYSVGETGGLKGEKRSLYAGGVRVPFIVRWPGVAPQGKRDSTSVVTAVDLLPTFLEIAGLELPKNYEPDGESALTALKGGDFKRTKPIYWEWEGPKLRESIWPKLGIRDGSWKLITNKDSLRTELYNVERDWTEAVDVSSDHPDVVAKLLEKVYAWKKTLPLVPDENSISENRNNPKQEE, via the coding sequence ATGAAGAATTTGTTTATCAGTTTGTTGGTGATTGTCCTTATAGTGTCATGCACAAGCAGCCGGGAAAAGAAACAAAATATTGAAAATTCCCAACGCCCCAATATCATTTTCATTTTTGCCGATGACTGGGGCTATGGTGACTTAGGTATTCATGGAAGTACTTTTGTTGAAACCCCAAATCTTGATAAAATGGCAAGTGAAGGGATAGACTTTGAGAACTTTACAGTAAATAACCCAGTATGTTCTCCGAGCAGGGCAGCAGTTATGACAGGGCATTACCCAGCCAGATACGCTATTCACAGACATTTTTCAGGCTTACAGCATCATATAGATAATGGCATGCCCGATTGGTTGGACCGTAATGCACCTATGCTGCCAAGGATGTTGAAAAAAGCAGGGTATAAAACGGGCCATTTTGGAAAATGGCATCTAGCAGGCAGCAGGGTAAGTGATGCACCATTGCCCACAGCTTATGGTATTGATGAATATGCTTCATTTAATGTACCAGGTAACGAAAAAATCAAATACGAGGAAAGTGTTCCACGGGCACTTGATTTTATAAATAAAAACCGGGACACTACTTTTTTTATGAATGTATGGATACATGAAACCCATACACCCTTTTATCCTCGTGAAGAGTATTTGGAAAAGTATAAGGATATAGAGGAACGAAAACAAGTATATGCTTCTATTATTGCAGAAGGCGATGCAGGTGTGGGCGCTATTTTAAACATACTTAAAGATTTAAATATTGATGACAATACACTCGTTATATTTTCTTCTGATAACGGCCCTGAGTATCCTAGGGTCGATACCGAACGATTCCTAAAAGGAGGATATGGGGAGTATTACTCGGTAGGAGAGACCGGAGGCCTAAAGGGTGAAAAAAGGTCACTTTATGCAGGCGGTGTTCGTGTACCTTTCATTGTACGGTGGCCGGGGGTAGCCCCCCAGGGTAAACGAGATTCAACTTCTGTAGTAACCGCTGTAGATTTATTGCCCACTTTTCTGGAGATTGCAGGATTGGAACTACCCAAGAATTATGAACCAGATGGAGAAAGTGCTTTAACAGCACTTAAAGGAGGTGATTTCAAAAGAACAAAACCTATTTATTGGGAATGGGAGGGTCCAAAATTACGGGAATCTATTTGGCCAAAATTGGGTATCCGCGATGGAAGTTGGAAATTAATTACCAATAAAGATTCGCTTAGAACTGAATTATATAATGTGGAGCGCGATTGGACGGAAGCAGTGGATGTGTCATCAGACCACCCGGATGTAGTAGCGAAATTGTTAGAGAAAGTATATGCATGGAAAAAGACATTGCCACTTGTTCCAGATGAGAATAGTATCTCCGAAAATCGAAACAATCCGAAGCAAGAAGAATAG